Proteins encoded within one genomic window of Hyperolius riggenbachi isolate aHypRig1 unplaced genomic scaffold, aHypRig1.pri scaffold_193, whole genome shotgun sequence:
- the LOC137543735 gene encoding protein QNR-71-like has translation NSTKLPPLETETLPVTTEEQNGTTGSTTTEQTTTVPTTAMFTTPASGCFINRYGYYNNKITVVDGILRVNIVETANVQVSSQAASSLIDFVVSCEGSLPTNACTTVSDASCMIPQNMVCDQIPPSDQCLLTLRRGFTEPGSYCVNITLSDGASLALASTLVSVQGPGSNKTISATLTILGLVVLAAAVVGVILYKKYRQYHPIGSAADDNGSRISVYFSQVKDVLFRGNHEHDPLLKSKAGVI, from the exons GTAACTCTACTAAATTGCCACCATTAGAAACTGAAACTCTGCCAGTAACTACAGAAGAGCAGaatggtaccactggcagtaccaCTACAGAGCAAACCACTACAGTGCCTACAACTGCCATGTTCACAACTCCTGCTTCTGGCTGCTTTATCAACAGATATGGGTACTACAACAACAAGATAACAGTTGTAG ATGGCATCCTTCGAGTCAACATTGTTGAAACCGCCAATGTTCAAGTGTCTTCTCAGGCTGCAAGTTCTCTAATTGATTTTGTAGTGTCTTGTGAGGGGAG CCTACCCACCAATGCTTGCACAACTGTTTCAGATGCCTCATGCATGATTCCTCAGAACATGGTCTGTGATCAGATTCCACCTTCTGACCAGTGTCTGCTAACTTTACGAAGAGGTTTTACTGAGCCAGGTTCTTACTGTGTCAATATTACACTGAGTGATGGTGCAAGTCTTGCTCTTGCAAGTACCCTTGTGTCTGTCCAGG GCCCTGGATCAAACAAGACTATTTCTGCAACCCTAACGATACTTGGACTGGTGGTTCTTGCTGCTGCAGTGGTTGGAGTAATTTTGTACAa AAAATACAGGCAGTACCACCCCATTGGGAGTGCAGCAGATGACAATGGAAGTCGGATCAGTGTGTACTTCAGTCAAGTCAAAGATGTGCTCTTCCGTGGGAATCATGAGCATGATCCTCTGCTGAAAAGCAAAGCTGGTGTAATCTAG